From Acidimicrobiales bacterium, the proteins below share one genomic window:
- the rplS gene encoding 50S ribosomal protein L19, with the protein MNPTDLVDRRSLRDDIPAFKPGDNVKVHVRVVEGTRERVQVFQGDVIARKGDGIRETFKVRKTSFGVGVERTFPVHSPVLAKIEVVRTGDVRRAKLYYLRERSGKSAKIKEKRSAR; encoded by the coding sequence ATGAACCCCACAGATCTGGTCGACCGCCGCAGCCTGCGGGACGACATCCCGGCCTTCAAGCCCGGTGACAACGTGAAGGTGCACGTGCGGGTCGTGGAGGGGACGCGCGAGCGCGTCCAGGTCTTCCAGGGCGACGTCATCGCCCGCAAGGGCGACGGCATCCGGGAGACGTTCAAGGTTCGCAAGACCAGCTTCGGCGTCGGCGTGGAGCGCACCTTCCCGGTCCACTCGCCCGTGCTGGCCAAGATCGAGGTGGTGCGCACGGGCGACGTCCGGCGGGCAAAGCTGTACTACCTCCGCGAGCGGTCCGGGAAGTCGGCGAAGATCAAGGAAAAGCGCTCCGCCCGTTGA
- a CDS encoding YraN family protein: MTDRRRALGISGEEAVASWYQDRGYEVVVRNWRCREGELDLVVRDGRAFVFCEVKTRTTDAFGAPVEAVTRAKQERLRRLAARWLTEAPLRPREIRFDVASVMGDRIEVLEGAF; encoded by the coding sequence GTGACCGACCGGCGACGGGCGCTCGGCATCAGCGGCGAGGAGGCCGTGGCATCGTGGTACCAGGACCGAGGCTACGAGGTGGTCGTGCGCAACTGGCGGTGCCGGGAGGGCGAGCTCGACCTGGTCGTCCGGGACGGTCGGGCCTTCGTTTTCTGCGAGGTGAAGACCCGCACCACCGATGCCTTCGGGGCGCCGGTCGAGGCCGTCACCCGGGCCAAGCAGGAGCGGCTCCGCCGCCTGGCCGCCCGGTGGCTCACCGAGGCTCCACTTCGGCCGCGCGAGATCCGGTTCGACGTGGCCTCGGTCATGGGTGACCGCATCGAGGTTCTCGAAGGCGCCTTCTAG
- the ftsY gene encoding signal recognition particle-docking protein FtsY, with translation MEFVLILVVLLALVGTVAGVVATRRRPRGLELEPPPTRPAPTRPKEAPRPTAGAPPEVVEPPPEPAVEAPAPRPEVVPEPEPEPEAPEPEPVALRPRFRDRLGKARTLIAGYVSSVLSRATIDPETWEEIEEALIRADVGVGLTASLLDEVRTRVKADSITTPERLIEVLKDDMKQHLSEGDRSLRLEPGSPSVWLFVGVNGVGKTTTIGKLGLREAAAGRKVVMAAGDTFRAAAAEQLGLWADRVGADLVRGAEGGDPGSVVFDAVERAAARGADLVLADTAGRLHTKVNLMEELKKVRRIAERPPARLTEVLLVIDATTGQNGLVQAREFTDAVDVTGVVLTKLDGTAKGGIALAIACEMGLPIKLVGLGEKAEDLVEFDPVEFVDALFA, from the coding sequence ATGGAGTTCGTGCTCATCCTGGTCGTCCTGCTCGCCCTCGTGGGCACCGTGGCGGGCGTGGTGGCGACCCGCCGGCGCCCGCGCGGACTGGAGCTGGAGCCGCCTCCCACACGACCTGCGCCGACCCGCCCCAAGGAGGCCCCCCGGCCGACGGCGGGGGCGCCGCCCGAGGTGGTGGAGCCTCCACCGGAGCCGGCTGTCGAGGCCCCCGCACCTCGTCCCGAGGTCGTCCCCGAGCCGGAGCCGGAGCCCGAGGCACCGGAACCGGAACCCGTTGCGCTCCGGCCCCGCTTCCGGGACCGTTTGGGCAAGGCCCGTACCCTCATCGCCGGCTACGTCTCGTCGGTGCTGTCGCGGGCGACCATCGACCCCGAGACCTGGGAGGAGATCGAGGAGGCACTGATCCGCGCCGACGTCGGCGTCGGCCTCACCGCCAGCCTGCTCGACGAGGTCCGCACCCGGGTGAAGGCCGACAGCATCACCACGCCCGAGCGCCTGATCGAGGTGCTGAAGGACGACATGAAGCAGCATCTTTCGGAGGGCGACCGGAGCCTGCGTCTCGAGCCCGGCTCGCCGAGCGTGTGGCTGTTCGTGGGCGTGAACGGGGTCGGCAAGACCACCACCATCGGCAAGCTGGGGCTGCGCGAGGCAGCCGCCGGGCGCAAGGTCGTCATGGCCGCAGGCGACACCTTCCGCGCCGCAGCCGCCGAGCAGCTCGGCCTGTGGGCGGACAGGGTCGGTGCCGACCTCGTGCGCGGGGCCGAGGGCGGGGACCCCGGTTCGGTGGTCTTCGACGCCGTCGAGCGGGCGGCCGCCCGAGGCGCCGATCTCGTGCTGGCCGACACCGCCGGGCGCCTCCACACGAAGGTGAACCTGATGGAGGAGCTCAAGAAGGTCCGCCGCATCGCCGAGCGCCCGCCGGCCAGGCTCACCGAGGTGCTCCTCGTGATCGATGCCACCACCGGCCAGAATGGGCTGGTCCAGGCCCGGGAGTTCACCGACGCGGTCGACGTCACCGGGGTGGTGCTCACCAAGCTGGACGGCACCGCCAAGGGCGGCATCGCCCTCGCCATCGCCTGCGAGATGGGCCTGCCCATCAAGCTCGTCGGCCTCGGGGAGAAGGCCGAGGACCTCGTCGAGTTCGACCCGGTCGAGTTCGTCGACGCCCTTTTCGCCTGA
- a CDS encoding DUF2469 domain-containing protein — translation MSAEDLERYETEIELQLYQEYRAVLPMFHYVVETERRFYLANDVKMEAKGDGGRTYFEIELGDAWVWDMYRPARFVSSVRVVTFKDVNVEELPEKEL, via the coding sequence ATGAGCGCCGAGGACCTCGAGCGGTACGAGACGGAGATCGAGCTCCAGCTGTACCAGGAGTACCGCGCCGTGCTGCCGATGTTCCACTACGTGGTCGAGACCGAGCGTCGGTTCTACCTGGCCAACGACGTCAAGATGGAGGCCAAGGGCGACGGCGGTCGCACCTACTTCGAGATCGAGCTGGGCGACGCCTGGGTGTGGGACATGTACCGCCCGGCCCGCTTCGTGTCATCGGTCCGGGTCGTCACGTTCAAGGACGTGAACGTGGAGGAGCTCCCCGAGAAGGAGCTGTAG
- the smc gene encoding chromosome segregation protein SMC, with protein sequence MFLRSLTLKGFKSFAEPTTLDLEPGVTVVVGPNGSGKSNIVDAVAWVLGAQGPRTVRSSRMDDVIFAGSANKPALGRAEVTLTIDNSAGLLPIDFTELTITRTLFRSGDSEYAINGVPCRLLDVQELLSDTGVGRQQHVIVSQGQLAGVLDARPEDRRLIIEEAAGVLKYRRRREKAERRLEATEANLVRLQDLLREVRRQRRPLERQADAARRHGAVVDELRDLKLHLAGRELVALDARRRAAVARRTELAATEAKLRAFITGIDAEIAAAEGVVTVRSGEDPSDGLVRFEGLRERVRGVAAVLTERRRSVDRELQSAVDADVVASLEAEAAALAAALEAVDTEAAALAPRADELAASDAALAAERAAFEQEWGDGDRPPAARAAELRGELGALRRTVEQATSEQERLAQRLGAAGERAAALAADAAAVAGEVDALKDTSGRLAPALAAARERRAVAEAALASAEATLRNAEQARHSWAARAEALGSAFDEARARAGAERLAGVAGVVGTLVELVDIDEGWEDAFEAAAGEAVAAVVVDGVGAARTALAALRDGSDVDATVGAAVLALGGGRAPASAALHTAAGEPVRAHVASRHPGVEALLDTLLADAVAVEGGWERALDLALSDPGLVVVTRQGDRFATAGWRVGCSGTVATRAALAEAEAQAAIAEAEAGEAAAAARAARSALADAQRVEADLVRRVDANEERLAAATTALDRRRADLADAEVERDALSEHLGQLADRRQASQARVAELESLLPGLERDEAAGIERLAAARATRARLAERATALAALRTDLEVRFGALEERRAMLASRRAEVADRLQRSGGTPEVAGARMAALERRAVTLARLASGVAGQLHLVETGLARLHEHRRLHREALREAVAHLDGLRSQRAGTERRLTEVADEARRAELEASEVALRLETAVEALRRELGVDPLAATAAPCRPLPDGVSASDRAAALERDLRTMGPVNPLALEELHELEGRQRFVEEQLDDVRSGRRELAKVIAAVDAEIASSFAAAYADVAAAFSDLVALLFPGGSGQLRLTDPDNLLETGIEVEARPSGKSVRKLSLLSGGERSLVALAFLFAVFRSRPSPFYLLDEVEAALDDVNLHRFVGLIEEFRNDAQLLVVTHQKRTMEAADCLYGVSMAPGGSSKVLSERMRAGT encoded by the coding sequence GTGTTCCTGCGGTCGCTCACCCTGAAGGGCTTCAAGTCCTTCGCCGAGCCGACGACGCTCGACCTCGAGCCGGGGGTCACGGTGGTCGTCGGCCCCAACGGGAGCGGCAAGTCCAACATCGTCGACGCGGTGGCGTGGGTGCTGGGAGCCCAGGGCCCCCGCACGGTGCGCTCGTCGCGCATGGACGACGTCATCTTCGCCGGGTCGGCCAACAAGCCGGCGCTCGGGCGCGCCGAGGTCACGCTCACCATCGACAACTCGGCCGGGCTGCTGCCGATCGACTTCACCGAGCTCACCATCACGCGCACCCTGTTCCGCTCGGGGGACAGCGAGTACGCGATCAACGGCGTGCCGTGCCGCCTGCTCGACGTGCAGGAGCTGCTGTCCGACACCGGGGTGGGACGCCAGCAGCACGTCATCGTCTCCCAGGGCCAGCTGGCGGGCGTGCTCGACGCCCGCCCCGAGGACCGTCGCCTGATCATCGAGGAGGCGGCCGGCGTCCTCAAGTACCGCCGGCGTCGGGAGAAGGCCGAGCGCCGTCTCGAGGCCACCGAGGCCAACCTGGTGCGCCTCCAGGACCTCCTCCGCGAGGTGCGCCGCCAGCGCCGCCCGCTGGAGCGCCAGGCCGACGCGGCCCGCCGGCACGGGGCGGTGGTCGACGAGCTCCGGGACCTGAAGCTGCACCTCGCCGGCCGTGAGCTGGTGGCGCTCGACGCTCGCCGGCGCGCGGCCGTCGCCCGTCGCACCGAACTGGCCGCCACGGAGGCCAAGCTGCGCGCCTTCATCACCGGGATCGACGCCGAGATCGCAGCCGCCGAAGGGGTCGTCACCGTCCGGAGTGGCGAGGACCCGAGCGACGGGCTGGTGCGCTTCGAGGGCCTGCGCGAGCGGGTCCGGGGCGTCGCCGCCGTGCTCACAGAGCGCCGGCGCTCGGTCGACCGCGAGCTGCAGAGCGCGGTCGACGCCGACGTGGTGGCGTCGCTCGAGGCGGAGGCCGCCGCTCTTGCCGCCGCGCTTGAGGCCGTCGACACCGAGGCCGCCGCCCTGGCGCCACGGGCGGACGAGCTGGCCGCGTCCGACGCCGCGCTGGCGGCCGAGCGGGCCGCCTTCGAACAGGAGTGGGGCGACGGCGACCGCCCGCCTGCGGCCAGGGCGGCCGAGCTGCGCGGCGAGCTGGGCGCCCTGCGGCGAACCGTCGAGCAGGCCACGTCGGAGCAGGAGCGGTTGGCCCAGCGCCTCGGCGCGGCCGGCGAGCGCGCCGCTGCGCTGGCCGCCGACGCGGCGGCGGTGGCGGGAGAGGTCGACGCCCTCAAGGACACGTCGGGCCGGCTGGCGCCCGCGTTGGCTGCGGCTCGCGAGCGCCGCGCCGTCGCCGAAGCGGCCCTCGCGTCCGCCGAGGCGACCCTGCGGAACGCCGAGCAGGCCCGCCACTCGTGGGCCGCTCGGGCCGAGGCGCTCGGCTCTGCTTTTGACGAGGCCCGGGCCCGGGCGGGCGCCGAGCGCCTGGCCGGCGTGGCCGGCGTGGTGGGCACCCTCGTGGAGCTGGTCGACATCGACGAAGGGTGGGAGGACGCCTTCGAGGCGGCCGCCGGCGAGGCGGTGGCAGCCGTCGTGGTGGACGGCGTCGGGGCCGCCCGCACCGCGCTCGCCGCGCTGCGCGACGGGAGCGACGTCGACGCGACGGTGGGCGCCGCCGTCCTCGCCCTGGGCGGTGGGCGCGCACCGGCCAGCGCCGCCCTCCACACCGCCGCCGGCGAGCCCGTGCGGGCTCACGTGGCCTCCCGCCACCCCGGCGTGGAGGCGCTCCTCGACACCCTCCTGGCCGACGCCGTGGCCGTGGAGGGCGGCTGGGAACGGGCCCTCGACCTGGCGTTGTCCGACCCGGGGCTCGTAGTGGTGACGCGCCAGGGAGACCGTTTCGCCACCGCCGGCTGGCGCGTCGGCTGCTCCGGGACGGTCGCCACGCGCGCCGCGCTGGCCGAGGCCGAGGCGCAGGCGGCCATCGCCGAGGCCGAGGCGGGCGAAGCGGCCGCCGCCGCCCGGGCGGCGCGCAGCGCACTGGCCGACGCACAGCGGGTGGAGGCCGATCTCGTCCGCAGGGTCGACGCCAACGAGGAGCGCCTGGCCGCGGCCACCACTGCCCTCGACCGGCGCCGGGCCGACCTGGCCGACGCCGAGGTCGAGCGCGACGCCTTGTCCGAGCACCTCGGCCAGCTGGCCGACCGCCGGCAGGCGTCGCAGGCGCGGGTGGCGGAGCTGGAGTCGTTGCTCCCGGGGCTCGAGCGCGACGAGGCGGCTGGCATCGAGCGGCTGGCCGCAGCCCGCGCCACGCGGGCGCGCCTGGCCGAGCGGGCGACGGCTCTCGCCGCCCTCCGCACCGACCTCGAGGTGCGCTTCGGCGCGCTCGAGGAGCGCCGCGCCATGCTGGCGTCGCGGCGAGCCGAGGTCGCCGATCGCCTGCAGCGAAGCGGGGGCACGCCCGAGGTCGCCGGCGCCCGGATGGCGGCCCTGGAGCGCCGGGCCGTGACCCTGGCCCGGTTGGCGTCCGGGGTGGCCGGCCAGCTGCATCTCGTGGAGACGGGCCTCGCCCGCCTCCACGAGCACCGTCGCCTGCACCGCGAGGCCCTCCGGGAAGCCGTCGCCCACCTCGACGGCCTGCGCTCGCAGCGCGCCGGCACCGAGCGACGCCTCACCGAGGTGGCGGACGAGGCACGGCGTGCGGAGCTGGAGGCCTCCGAGGTGGCGCTCCGGCTGGAGACCGCCGTCGAGGCCCTCCGCCGCGAGCTCGGCGTCGACCCGCTCGCCGCCACCGCCGCACCCTGCCGACCGCTGCCGGACGGCGTCTCCGCCTCCGACCGGGCGGCCGCCCTCGAACGCGACCTGCGCACCATGGGCCCCGTCAACCCGCTCGCCCTCGAGGAGCTGCACGAGCTGGAGGGACGGCAGCGCTTCGTGGAGGAGCAGTTGGACGACGTGCGCTCCGGGCGGCGCGAGCTGGCGAAGGTCATCGCCGCCGTCGATGCGGAGATCGCGTCCTCCTTCGCCGCCGCCTACGCCGACGTGGCCGCCGCCTTCTCCGATCTGGTCGCCCTGCTGTTCCCGGGCGGCAGCGGGCAGCTGCGCCTCACCGATCCCGACAACCTTCTCGAGACGGGCATCGAGGTCGAGGCCCGGCCGTCGGGCAAGAGCGTCCGCAAGCTGTCGCTGCTTTCGGGCGGCGAGCGCTCGCTCGTGGCCCTCGCCTTCCTGTTCGCCGTGTTCCGCAGCCGGCCGTCACCGTTCTACCTCCTCGACGAGGTCGAGGCTGCGCTCGACGACGTGAACCTGCACCGCTTCGTCGGGCTGATCGAGGAGTTCCGCAACGACGCCCAGCTGCTCGTGGTCACGCACCAGAAGCGCACCATGGAGGCGGCCGACTGCCTCTACGGCGTGAGCATGGCCCCGGGCGGAAGCTCGAAGGTCCTGAGCGAGCGGATGCGCGCCGGCACCTGA
- the rpsP gene encoding 30S ribosomal protein S16 has translation MRMGKKKQPTYRVVAADSRSPRNGRFIEILGTYEPRAEPSVIKIDADKAVAWLRKGAQPTERVEKLLKLSGAWEQFRPGVPA, from the coding sequence ATGCGGATGGGCAAGAAGAAGCAGCCGACGTACCGGGTCGTGGCGGCCGACAGCCGCTCGCCCCGCAACGGACGCTTCATCGAGATCCTGGGCACCTACGAGCCCAGGGCCGAGCCGTCGGTCATCAAGATCGACGCCGACAAGGCGGTGGCGTGGCTGCGCAAGGGCGCCCAGCCCACCGAGCGGGTCGAGAAGCTGCTGAAGCTCAGCGGCGCGTGGGAGCAGTTCCGGCCCGGCGTCCCCGCATGA
- the lepB gene encoding signal peptidase I yields MASARRGSDRPSWWRTAREVPVLIVSAAVLAFLLKTVVAQAFYIPSGSMLPQLQINDRVVVSKLAYRLHDPRRGDIVVFDCPAVSCVNKKHEDHGSRRILRKVAEGVGVVQPSTEEFIKRVIGLPGETVEGRDGAVYVEGRRLVEPYLPPNTVTSDFAPVKVPDEHLWVMGDNRTNSSDSRVFGPIPRSTVVGRTVLRVWPLSEASFL; encoded by the coding sequence ATGGCGTCGGCCCGGCGCGGCTCGGACCGCCCGTCGTGGTGGCGGACCGCGCGCGAGGTCCCGGTCCTGATCGTCAGCGCCGCCGTGCTCGCCTTCCTGCTCAAGACGGTCGTCGCCCAGGCGTTCTACATCCCGTCGGGGTCCATGCTGCCGCAGCTCCAGATCAACGACCGCGTGGTGGTGTCGAAGCTGGCGTACCGGCTCCACGACCCGCGCCGGGGCGACATCGTGGTGTTCGACTGCCCTGCGGTGTCGTGCGTGAACAAGAAGCACGAGGACCACGGAAGCCGGCGCATCCTCCGCAAGGTCGCCGAGGGCGTGGGCGTCGTCCAGCCGTCGACGGAGGAGTTCATCAAGCGGGTGATCGGGCTCCCGGGGGAGACGGTGGAGGGACGCGACGGCGCCGTGTACGTCGAGGGTCGTCGCCTGGTCGAGCCGTACCTCCCCCCCAACACGGTCACGTCGGACTTCGCGCCGGTGAAGGTCCCCGACGAGCACCTGTGGGTGATGGGCGACAACCGCACCAACTCGTCCGACAGCCGCGTCTTCGGCCCGATCCCGCGCTCGACGGTCGTCGGTCGCACCGTCCTGCGGGTGTGGCCCCTCTCGGAGGCGTCGTTCCTGTGA
- the trmD gene encoding tRNA (guanosine(37)-N1)-methyltransferase TrmD — translation MRIDIFTIFPALVDGYLGASLIGKARAGGVLDVRVHDLRSAAVDPHRSVDDAPFGGGAGMVLAPEPVFGAVEVVQPPRPLLLLAPTGRRLDQDVVRELAGGAGLSLLCGRYEGVDQRVVDHLVDGELSIGDYVLAGGEAAALVVVEAVARLVPGVMGNEASAESESFGDGLLEEPQYTRPADFRGWVVPDVLRSGDHGRIARWRRAAALARTRAARPDLIERRGGLSEDEVRLLQEHGYPVASPGDALPSTVTRREPRPSGAADEERDAP, via the coding sequence GTGCGCATCGACATCTTCACCATCTTCCCGGCGCTCGTCGACGGCTATCTCGGCGCCAGCCTGATCGGCAAGGCCCGCGCCGGCGGCGTGCTGGACGTGCGCGTGCACGATCTGCGCTCGGCCGCCGTCGACCCACATCGCAGCGTGGACGACGCTCCCTTCGGGGGCGGGGCGGGGATGGTGCTGGCACCGGAGCCGGTGTTCGGGGCCGTCGAGGTGGTGCAGCCGCCGCGTCCGCTCCTCCTGCTGGCGCCGACGGGTCGCCGTCTCGACCAGGACGTGGTGCGGGAGCTGGCCGGCGGTGCGGGGCTGTCACTCCTGTGTGGGCGCTACGAAGGAGTGGACCAGCGGGTCGTGGACCACCTGGTCGACGGCGAGTTGTCGATCGGCGACTACGTGCTGGCCGGCGGCGAGGCCGCCGCGCTGGTGGTGGTGGAGGCGGTCGCCCGCCTGGTGCCCGGAGTGATGGGGAACGAGGCGTCGGCCGAGTCCGAGAGCTTCGGCGACGGCCTCCTGGAGGAGCCCCAGTACACCCGGCCGGCCGACTTCCGCGGTTGGGTCGTGCCCGACGTGCTGCGGTCGGGCGACCACGGGCGCATCGCCCGATGGCGGCGGGCCGCCGCCCTGGCCCGGACCCGCGCCGCCCGCCCCGATCTGATCGAACGGCGGGGCGGTCTGTCGGAGGACGAGGTGCGCCTGCTCCAGGAGCACGGGTATCCTGTCGCGTCCCCCGGCGACGCCCTCCCGTCCACCGTGACGCGGCGGGAGCCGAGGCCGTCCGGGGCAGCCGACGAGGAGCGAGACGCGCCATGA
- the ffh gene encoding signal recognition particle protein — protein sequence MFDSLSDRFEGIFTRLRGRGRLSEADVDEVLREIRLALLEADVNIRVVRGLISRIRERTVGIDLSQSLTPAQQVIKIVHEELIATLGGETLRISYASKPPTVVLLAGLQGSGKTTAAGKLARWFKQQGRQPLLVGADLQRPAAVQQLRVLGSQVGVPVFSETTDPVSVAASGLEEARRLGRDVLIVDTAGRLSIDAELMQEVRDISGRVSPDYTFLVIDAMTGQDAVATAEAFHETLDLDGVILTKLDGDARGGAALSVKEVVGKPIAFASVGEKLSEFETFHPDRMASRILGMGDVLTLIEKAEQAFDQKEAERAAEALMEGRYTFDDFLEHMQQMKKMGNLQGILSMIPGVPKELKQAKIDDAELGRVEAIIRSMTPAERQDPKLINGSRRLRIANGSGSTTTQVNALLKQFKEMQVQLSAMGMGRLLNNKKRGKKGKKGGRTTPPKLPSLPNFN from the coding sequence ATGTTCGACAGCCTGTCCGACCGCTTCGAAGGCATCTTCACCCGCCTCCGCGGGCGGGGCCGCCTCAGCGAAGCCGACGTCGACGAGGTCCTGCGGGAGATCCGCCTGGCGCTGCTCGAGGCCGACGTCAACATCCGCGTGGTGCGCGGCCTCATCTCGCGCATCCGCGAGCGCACCGTCGGCATCGACCTGTCGCAGAGCCTCACGCCGGCACAGCAGGTCATCAAGATCGTGCACGAGGAGCTCATCGCCACCCTCGGCGGCGAGACGCTCCGCATCTCCTACGCCTCCAAGCCCCCCACCGTGGTCCTCCTGGCCGGGCTGCAGGGCTCCGGCAAGACCACCGCCGCCGGCAAGCTGGCCCGCTGGTTCAAGCAGCAGGGCCGCCAGCCGCTGCTGGTGGGCGCAGACCTGCAGCGCCCGGCCGCCGTCCAGCAGCTGCGCGTCCTCGGCAGCCAGGTCGGCGTGCCCGTGTTCAGCGAGACCACCGACCCCGTGTCGGTGGCCGCCAGCGGCCTCGAGGAGGCCCGTCGCCTGGGGCGCGACGTGCTCATCGTCGACACGGCGGGCCGGTTGAGCATCGACGCCGAGCTGATGCAGGAGGTCCGCGACATCTCAGGGCGGGTGTCGCCCGACTACACGTTCCTGGTCATCGACGCCATGACCGGGCAGGACGCAGTGGCGACGGCGGAGGCCTTCCACGAGACGCTCGACCTCGACGGCGTGATCCTCACGAAGCTCGACGGGGACGCCCGCGGCGGCGCCGCGCTCTCGGTCAAGGAGGTCGTCGGAAAGCCCATCGCCTTCGCCTCCGTGGGCGAGAAGCTGAGCGAGTTCGAGACCTTCCACCCCGACCGGATGGCCAGCCGGATCCTGGGCATGGGTGACGTCCTCACGCTCATCGAGAAGGCCGAGCAGGCGTTCGACCAGAAGGAGGCGGAGCGGGCGGCCGAGGCGCTCATGGAGGGCCGCTACACCTTCGACGACTTCCTCGAGCACATGCAGCAGATGAAGAAGATGGGGAACCTGCAGGGGATCCTCAGTATGATCCCCGGCGTTCCCAAGGAGTTGAAGCAGGCCAAGATCGACGACGCCGAGCTGGGGCGGGTGGAGGCCATCATCCGGTCGATGACCCCGGCGGAGCGTCAGGATCCGAAGCTCATCAACGGCTCCCGGCGGCTGCGGATCGCCAACGGCAGCGGGTCCACCACCACCCAGGTGAACGCGTTGCTGAAGCAGTTCAAGGAGATGCAGGTCCAGCTGAGCGCCATGGGGATGGGGCGCCTGCTCAACAACAAGAAGCGCGGCAAGAAGGGCAAGAAGGGCGGACGCACCACGCCTCCCAAGCTCCCGTCGTTGCCGAACTTCAACTAG
- a CDS encoding matrixin family metalloprotease → MTTRPLLYRGLRLANAVLFLTAVGLILDHSVAAALSRITGDPHWSTAGRTLVVADKTGDPAWHQANQFAVAVWNEAGAGTGLRLTWTAATGSCDPESDRIVVCGASADVLDDHLQLRREGVTRIELGDDHAQAHIAVATVLVCADCPLRAARRRVVATHELGHALGLPHTPRIGSVMYPTGGPERPDAVDAAGLRSIYGHVDAVDRCGFFDARVGPLCF, encoded by the coding sequence GTGACGACACGACCCCTCCTCTACCGCGGCCTCCGCCTCGCCAACGCCGTGCTGTTCCTCACGGCCGTCGGGCTGATCCTCGATCACAGCGTCGCGGCCGCACTGTCCCGCATCACCGGCGATCCCCACTGGTCCACCGCCGGGCGGACGCTGGTCGTGGCCGACAAGACCGGCGACCCTGCGTGGCATCAGGCCAACCAGTTCGCCGTCGCGGTGTGGAACGAGGCGGGGGCGGGAACGGGGCTCCGGCTGACCTGGACGGCTGCCACGGGCTCGTGCGATCCGGAATCGGACCGGATCGTGGTGTGCGGCGCGTCGGCCGACGTCCTCGACGACCACCTCCAGCTGCGCCGTGAGGGGGTGACGAGGATCGAGCTCGGGGACGACCACGCCCAGGCGCACATCGCGGTGGCGACCGTGCTGGTGTGCGCCGACTGCCCGTTGCGCGCCGCCCGCCGCCGGGTGGTGGCGACCCATGAGCTCGGCCACGCCCTGGGCTTGCCGCACACCCCTCGCATCGGCTCCGTCATGTACCCCACGGGTGGCCCGGAGCGGCCCGACGCCGTCGACGCGGCCGGGCTGCGGTCGATCTACGGGCACGTCGACGCCGTCGACCGGTGCGGGTTCTTCGACGCCCGGGTCGGACCGCTCTGCTTCTGA
- a CDS encoding KH domain-containing protein, producing MSDATAGDEAEGREDADGDVADDAGNRLVGAIPRNVVDYIARQIVDEPDAVVVEADEGRGRIDLRLHVAPDDMGKIIGKRGRVAQAIRTVVRAAGAREGVEASVDIVD from the coding sequence ATGAGCGACGCAACGGCAGGCGACGAGGCGGAGGGCCGGGAGGACGCCGACGGCGACGTCGCCGACGATGCCGGCAACCGGCTGGTGGGGGCCATCCCCCGCAACGTGGTCGACTACATCGCCCGCCAGATCGTCGACGAGCCCGACGCGGTCGTGGTCGAGGCCGACGAGGGACGCGGTCGCATCGACCTGCGCCTGCACGTGGCCCCGGACGACATGGGCAAGATCATCGGCAAGCGCGGCCGGGTGGCCCAGGCCATCCGCACGGTCGTGCGTGCGGCGGGGGCCCGTGAAGGCGTGGAGGCCAGCGTCGACATCGTCGACTGA